Part of the Cottoperca gobio chromosome 1, fCotGob3.1, whole genome shotgun sequence genome, CAGTTTTTGTCCttaaatataatgatatatagaagaaaaaaatttgcccaaagactaaatatagtatgatGAGACAAACTCAGTTTTCAGCCAAATGGTTTGactgattttgaaaatgttctttaGATTTGTTCTCGGCCAAGAGAACACTGAAGGCAATTAAAATGTTCAGCTGCGGGCACAAATGGGTTAAGAGATGCAACAACACATCACCTTTTACAaccattttttatttccatcagCATGCCCCAGGTGTACCCAGGATCCTGGTGGGAAATCGGCTTCATCTGGCTTTCAAGCGGCAGGTGCCAACGGAGCAGGCAAGGGCATATGCAGAAAAGAACAGCATGACTTTCTTTGAGGTCAGCCCGCTGTGCAACTTCAACGTCATCGAATCCTTCACGGAACTTTCACGCATTGTGCTGATGAGGCATGGGATGGAGAAATTCTGGAGGCCGAACAGAGGTGAGCTAgtaatatttgttttgcagaACAATTCTGTCAGATTAGGAAtgtatgcttttttttcttttgttgaaaaGGAGTCAGTTCTCACAAATGACCCAAACAAATGTTCCAGATTTTGAGATATTCACCTTTGAAATGTCTCCCAACACCCCAGTGCAGTAGATATGAATGGAATGACATTAGTACTCTTGAAAACATTTCAGAGTTGCATTGTGAATTCCCAGAAACAGTTTATCAGCTACTCTGGATAATCCCCTGTCCTCACTGTCTACAGTTTTTATCTGTACTACTTTTTTGGTAGAAAGCCATTTAATTCTGTGGACTCACCAGAGTAACCTGGACATTAttcctgtaaacacacacagaacttgaaaaagaaggaagagagaaattTACTGAAGTATCAAAATAAAGCTTAgatttagaaaaatatttagaatctatacctttttttttattgtatcgatattttgttattaaacGGGAGTTTCCAACTTAATTTGTTGGAGAACTTGAGAAGggactgaaaaacaaatgaaagcttACATATTGATAACGGCATGAAGCAAAACATCGTAGTGCAAACGGTAAGAAATGGGCAGGAGCGAATATCTGTATCTGGCAGAAGGCATCAGCTTGGTCaccacttttttttcttcttgtatgATGGCTGCTTTAAGGCTGCAGTTTAACTTTAGGTATGTGACATGGAGTCGTAACATCCATATtcccttttctttgtttcacagTCTTCAGCCTCCAGGACCTGTGCTGCCGGTCCATCGTCTCCTGCACACCGGTGCACCTCATTGACAAACTGCCCCTCCCCGTGACCATCAAGTCCCACCTCAAGTCTTTCTCCATGGCCAACGGCATGAATGCAGTCATGATGCATGGACGCTCCTACTCGGTGGCCAACGGTGCAGCCTCGGGTGGTAGCAGCGGCGGAAGTAAAGCCAACAGTCTGAAGCGCTCAAAGTCCTTCCGGCCTCCACAGAGTCCTCCAAAGAACTCGTCGTCCTCCTCTAAGGGGAACTGTAAGATTTCATAGTGAAGGAGCGGACTAATGGTTGAGGTATTAAATGTGTTCTTGCTCCAAGAGGACACAAAGGCCATGGAGGAGCACGGAGAGCCACCAGCAATCTTCACCACAAACGGATATAGCTGCGATCTTACATTGTCCTTTTGTGGAAGTGACTTGGATGGTTGGATTGGTTTCTTTGGCGCTTTGCTGGACCATCTTGTGGATGTCCCGTTCACCCCGTACTCTCTACCAAAAAGAGGCTCACGATGATCAAGTAGAACCAGATTTCCTCTGGGAATAACAGATGTGAATCAAGGGATCATCCCTCACCTGTTAACACTACAACTGAGTGGAGGGACATTAGctagcttttattttgaaaagggatttattgtatttaaagttGTACATGTGCTGTATGTGCTCGTTGTTTTGAGGAGCTTCTTatgcttgtttttgtcttgaaTGTTTTGGTAGACCTGCTTTTGGTGTAccatttctttgtgtgtcttatGCCCTTTTGTCTACTGTGGAAAATTCCCGTTGCCACCTCAAGGGTGCGGAGCTACTTATTTAAAACTCAGagaagttgtgtttttaaataaggCTTAAAGTGAATGTCATGAGAAGAGCAGGGCTAGTTTCACCAGACAGACTAATACTGGATTTAAGAGAAAATACAAGAACATTATCTAGCACTGTCCAGCAAAGTCCAGCCAAGTTGTCTTGTTTTGAAGACTTCCTGTGGTGCCCAATTTCAGCCCAAAGGAATTCACCCTCCACCTCCCATCAGTCATTGGTTTGAACATCTGTTAACTTTCTCAGGCTGCTTTTGCCTCCCTCTAATATCCTTCGTTGTAGCATCATCGCTCTGACTGGTTTAAACGGTGAACAGCATGATCATCTATCAATCTATTAACTCTTTGGGGCAATTCAGAGATTACTTGGTGCTGCTGAGGAAAATGCGTGTTGCCTTCAGAAAGTGCTCTTTCTGAATTGGTTTGATTGTTTGGATCTTTTTATGTATATGCAATGTATTTATGAATGTAACACAATATTCATCTGCTACTTCGCTGTGGTAACATGTGGGACTGTAAGAATCAGAGGTGGAAAGCTATCTGCTATTGTAATAAGTTTAACAAGCGTTAAGTATTTGTGCTGTAAGTTCATTCTTCTTTTCTAACCCTCTTAAAATGTGTGCTATATGAGGGGTTAGAATCGTTTATGGTTGTGAAACGTGACGTCAGATGAACCGGAAGGACGCAGAAAGCGTTTTAAATCGGAGTGAACTAATAATATTGTTTCTTTTAATAACTGACACTCAGTTTTCTTTCCACCTCTGATTAGGGTgctgtatttatactttaacaTTCCCAGTGTCATTGAGGGCATAAGAAATGGTGCATGTTTTCTACTGGCGCCTGTTGTATGACAGAttaacagaacatttaaagcACTATATGTAAACGTTTGATAATGATTGTTGCTATCAGAACCGTGTCTCAAAGGTTTGGATACAATTGTGTCTCCATTGAAAACAGTCACCCAACAAAATAAAGGGTAAAGCTACAGCAgggtttgtgttgtgttttcaacttttgcctttttgtacaatgattattattatttttcattcatttgttattGTGGGAATATTTCTTTGCATCCCTTTTGTCCAGTCTCTGGCCACCGGTGCGCAAGTGCAATAAAACccgaggaggggaggggggcggGGGTGCAGAATTGATTAGCCGCTCTCTCGGTATTGGCCAGTTTTTGGATAACCGGGCACGTCGCTGCAGCGCATGAATGCAGCGCGGTCAAAAGTCACCCAAAGGTTGCAGGGTCACTCCCAATGAAAAGATGAGGGTTGCTGCTTCTCATCGCCTCGGAGCTGCGCGGGGACAAAGATGAGTCGCCCACTATTGAAAGAAGTGGCGCTTTATGCCTTCCCACCTGACCGTGGCATCTCTGAGCTCCGTGTGAATGAGCGACGGTGCTAAAGTGACCGACGTCTAGACAAGAAAGGACGTAAACATGTTTTGCTAGACATGATGCGACACGCCCCGTGTTTGTTTTACACGCTTTTCCGCTCCAGGcgactttgtttcttttcttctttttaaacaatttgCTCTTTGTTTCTATTCAAGAAAACCTTCCTGTGCACAAGTTTGCACTGCGTAAAACATCTGGAAACGTGTCATTAGAACCGACCTAGCCAGAAAACAAGcttattacctttttatttatgaatgaCACCTTTATAAATTCTGTCTGGACACATTTAACGTTGGATTTCTCACCGGAATGTGTAGCTCCGTGCGCACGGTTGTTGGGACAGCTTGCCACCACGACTCCACGTTTTCTTTGATGTTTTTACAATGTTTGTCCAGTTGCTTAGCGCATGGTGCTGCTTCATAAGAGTTTCAGACACTGGACGACCGTGGGGGCGGTCAGAGGGGCTGCCCTTTCCACCTCCATTCACACTctgaaaggctgatgttgcGTCTTTCACTCTCATTGTGCCGTTTCGTTCGCTTATTTCGCTGTTCGGGGAAACCGACCTGAATGAGAGTTTGCCCATTGTTGCaagagttttgttttggttATCAAGGCAAACATTTCATGCAAACTCAACTGCATTTTTACACGCGTTTTTGGGatatattttattcagtaaATGTCCAGCGCATGGGAGCCCGTCTTGATCTTTGGGATTGCTACAACTCTCCTCTCTGCGCGCACAGCAAACTGATTTCCACAATGTTTACGCACAAAACGGACGGCTACATTTGAAAATCGAACTTATTCCGAATTTGAAGACCGTAAAGGAGGAATGGATTTACTCGGTGGGCGACTCATGCAAAAGAGCAATAATGTATAAAATCCTGCAACCTTTGGAGGATAGATACATGAAGGATCAACGTTGGCATATTAATGCACCCAACTCAAATAAACTAGTGTTAGGATGGATACGTGCGTGTTTGTTGATGCTCATGATTTGCGAATCACCCGAACTTTctttgtgtgcaagtgtgtcaGGATCCAAAGTTGAACACGAAGGATTTTGTCCCAACAAGCTGAATTCCAATCTCTGGGTTGATGCGCAAAGCACCTGCGAGAGAGAATGCTACGTCGACGAAGTAGGTTTATTTATATTTCGATAAACTAATAATCATCggtttataatatgtttttttatttaaaattggATTTTCATAAACgctgttctgtgtgtgcattgtgtctGTGCAGGACTGCGCTGAATTTGAGAAATGTTGCACCAACGTGTGTGGTCTCAACAGCTGTGTGGCTGCACGTTTCTCTGATGGCACCAATGCCCAGCCAGATGGAGGAGGAACTGATGCCCCCACCTCCACAGCTACCTGTGAGGGCTTCATCTGCAGCCAGCAGGGAGCGACCTGTGGCATCTGGGTTGGACAGCCCATCTGCAAGTGCCAGGACCGGTGTGAGAAGGAGCCCAGCTTCACCTGCGCTTCAGATGGCCTCACCTACTTCAATCACTGCTACATGGATGCTGAGGCCTGCGTCCGTGGTGTGACTCTAACCGTGGTCACCTGCCGCTTTTACCTGGCCGGGCCCCACACCAGTCCACTGCCTCAGGACTCTACGGCCAACCCCACCCCGACCTCCCAGGAGGACCCCATGCCCCCCACTCTGTACTCCAACCCTCACCACCAGGCCATCTACGTCGGAGGCACGGTCAACTTCCACTGTGACGTTATCGGAGCCCCCAAACCTGATGTGACATGGGAGAAACAGAGTGAACGGCGTGAGCAGCTGGTCATGAGGCCCGACCAGATGTATGGCAACGTGGTGATCACCAACATCGGTCAGCTTGTCATCTACAACGCGCAGGTGTGGGATACGGGTATCTACACCTGCATCGCTCGGAATCCTGCGGGAGTTCTTCGTGCAGACTACCCGTTGTCCGTCATCCGCCGGGCTGACGATGACTTCGCTGAAGATCCTGAGATGCCCATGGGGCGGCCGTTCTCACCAGCAGACTGCCTGGCTGAAGTAGACTTGAGAGTGTGCAGCAGTGAGCGTCACATGGACTGGTTTTACGACAGCAAGCTGGGCTCCTGCATAGGCCTTCAGCAATGGCGGATGCGACGACAGCCGCAATCGATTTGAGAGTTACGAGGAGTGCAAGGCCTCCTGTCAGAGAGAGGGGATGGGCATCTGCTCCCTGCCTGCTGTCCAGGGCCCCTGCGAAACTTGGGAGCCACGTTGGGCCTGGAATGCCCTCTTGAAACATTGCCAGGCCTTTGCCTATGGCGGCTGCCATGGGAATGCCAACAGCTTCAACACCAAGAAGGAGTGTGAGGCAAACTGCCCACAGCCCAAAAGGAAACCTTGCAAGACCTGTCGGGTGAAGGGGAGAATGGTGCCCAGCTTATGCCAGAGTGACTTTGCTATTGTGGGGCGGCTGACGGAGCTGGTGGAGGATCTCGACTCTGGGTTAGCTCGCTTTAGCTTGGAGGAAGTCCTGAGAGATGAAAAGATGGGATTGACTTTCTTTAATACCAAGCACCTCGAGGTGACTATCGCCAAGATAGACTGGAGCTGTCCCTGTCCCAACATCACCATGGAGCAGAACCCTTTGCTGGTGATGGGTGTAGTGCAGGACGGCATAGCCATCATCCAATCAGACAGCTACGTCAGAGCCATAACTGAACGCAGACTCAGGAAGCTACGTGAGGTTCTGAATAAAAAGACCTGTGAGGTATTGTAGAAGTCCAGAGAGTCAGACTGGTCTGTGGTCACCTTTTACCTTTAGCACTGAACATGAGCATCAACTAGAAACGTTGATATTTAATTATAAGTCTTGAAATCAAGacataaatgttaaatactatatgttaaaggaatactttacctacaaaatgaccatttgtatgtcagttactcaccccgtgttgcCTTGAAGTCTTGAAGAtaactttattttcttgcatGTGATGAACGAAAACTCAAGAAACTTCTTGATGAACTGAAGTAAAAGGGAGCTGCGTTTAACAACCACAAAACCAAactaaaacatctgtttacaaactacCTCACAagtcgtgcagtataatccaagtctcatttatccgtGATTGAACTCTTGTCtatgtttttggattcttcattTACCGAGGCGTTTTCTTCAAGAAGTCGAGGTGACACGAGGTGACACGAGGTGACACGAGGTGATTAACTGATATACAAaagatcattttgtgggtgCCAGTTTTCCTTCAATGAAGTTATGAGAGCTAATttgtatgtacaatatatattcattacAACACAGGTTGTACTACATTCCAGACGTGTTGCGAGTCCAATAATACCAATGCggaaaaaatctaaatatagatatttgtttttttatacatacatgtattttctgtttctgaaaAGTAAGATAGTAGTCAGAATAGCAGCCACACAAGTTGATCAACTTGCAAAAATGCCTAGCTAGACACCTTTATTACCTctatattgtgtttttctgtttaattgtattatgtttATTAGTTATATTAGTCATTTACGTATGCGTTTTATATAGTTTTCCTTTTGTCATGCATGATTTGATGAAGATCTAATGTTCGGCACATTCTTTCCTACATATCTCCCTCTGCTAAGCACTTCTGCTAACTTAGTTTTATTGACGGTCTCTGCAAACTGAATGAAGAAATAGAAAGAGTAGGTGGCTGTATCCAGCTAAAAATAGTACAAAGACAACATATCTGTGAGCCTTTTTACTCAAGTGTGCAATACAGAAGAATGTAATAGATGACAGCATTTCAGTTCTGATAAAATAATTTCATCCACGTCAATGTGTATCAGAAAATGGGGAAACGATTCATTAAAACATTCGGGAGAATTTGGCAATGTATCTGAGCTTCAAGTGTAAGTTAAGGCGGATCATACTGGTCTGCCCCCAGAGGAGGAACGACGGGATACTTCACACCAAACTCTCCTTCCTGAACAGAAGACACTTGTTGTTTGCAGGCATGTCCATCTAGCAAAGAAACATCATACATTAGTAAACCAATAATCCCATTGCTGCACTGTTCATctgcttttacatttcaaagaTGACAATTGTTTTGGATGTTTAAAGGAGCTGTTTACTCACTATTTTCTCCAGGAATAAACCACTTCTTTGTGCTGTAGAACTGAGGAAGGCGATGTCCCTGAGTCCCCACTCTGAGTTCCTGTAAGATTAAAAACATGTAGCCTTTATATATCCCACAGTCACCTttgcattattgttatttattaatacagGCAGAAAATCAATTTGATGACATGACAATATAACCTTAGAAAAAAATTGGCTTTTTAGGAAATGTATATTCATATTACTTCTTGATCAAGCTTTAACTATAAATATTTTACCCAAtagaataattgtatttattatcgAGAACTATTTTCACCCAGAACCCGCGACATAATGTTTAACATTGTATATTTACAAACTTGCAACATATGAATATAGAAAGAAAATGGAACTGGCCTTCCTCCACGTCTCTACAGAATCTACATAATGATGATTGTTTAATGTTAAACATgttgagtttattttctttatatatttaccgTATTCTTGTAGAATATCTTCAATTGAAAGATTCCACAGTAGGAATCAATAGTTTTGTTAATTGCATTTATTCTAAGAATGACACAAACATAGATCCTTCTGCATGTCAAGTAAAATACAGAAGACTGTTACCACTCCTTTAAAATCAGAATTAAatgaagcattaaaaaaaagattctaaAACACTTTACCTCTGCCGTAGGCTGTAGTCAAAGTCAATATTACTTTGAGGGGCGATCTGACCATTCACTGCGTAGGGCTGAGGGTAACAACAAGAGATGTTATGTATAATTTACTGCCAGGCTTTTATGTTGAGATCTGATAATATGTCATGAATGTGGTAAGTGcatgtttatctttttttcacTCACCCCGTATGTCAATAGAAGACCTTGCGGCTTCAGCACTTCTCCAGCTCCTTTGAATAAACCCTGGAAGAAAAATAGTGATCACATCACATGCAGTGGGGGTTGAGTGGCAGGAGGGATAACTTTTTGTTCTTGGTCTTTTATAGACTGAAAGACTGCAGGCAGAAATTGCAAAAGGGCATTGTTTGCAGGTACTATCTGAGGTAAAAAGGCTCACACTGTAGATCCACTCTGTGGGACATGCACTGCAATATCTCTGCTTTATGGAAACACCAGGACCAGTCACTACATCGCTGTACAAAACTAGCCAGAAGAAATAACAATCTTTCTCTTACGAATAATTATTTGCTAAATATAATTAACTACAATTGAatttataaaacacaataaaacacaatctTGCTCAATAGTGGTTGACCGATGTGGGTTTTTTAATGTTCGATGCAGGTATTTAGAAGGCAGGGCGGCCGatatataatacagatacattGTTTCTGCAtctaatacaatacaacaatttaataataacaaattgaGACACACATTTGTTGAACTTAAATTTAACACCAGTAGATCTGCACTACGGAGCCCTGGGAGGACGTAGAGAGGCCACAATGTAATCATCTGTGCGcacatttcatttcctgtttaaTGAAATTGCTCCCACATTTTGATTAATACGTGTGCACAAGTAATTGTATGTATAGTAATTGATGTGAGTAATTTAAGGCCTCGATTTTAAATAAACCATTTCCACATTTTGTGCACAAAAGATAATTGTATATACGTCACTCCAGTTAACAGGGGCGCCGTGCAGGCTCTCTGTATGTACACTTCTCTTATGCgcacaaattaataaaaacgtgggaataatttaataaaattgaggcCTAGAATTACCATCATGTGTGCACAAATAACTATATTGTGCCCTTTATTGGTTATTAGTTTGTGGTGCATCGTTTTATCCAattatattttaagaaatatgCAACATTGAAAGCACAATATGAACCCAAATAATAAAGGCCTTTAAACTCGTTTTTATTTAGGGGCTACACAGGGCCTCAAGGTTAGGAAATAATGCAGGTGCTGATGATTAACGTTGCAGTTTATATTGTGCTTTAGTGGTGCATACAGTATTATCAAAGAAATGTCAATATATGAAATTACTGCACACAAATTGCCACTAAATCCAGAGCCTTCAGGGGTTCTGAGGGCCCCGGGGAAATTGCCTTTGCCAGTTGGTAATCCAGTTTTGGGCGGGGTCCTTAGGTCCTTTGGTTAGATAAAACCAATCACAACACTATGGCTGCGTTCCAAATCACATACTTTTTATCTTTACTTTTAgtatgtactgcagctgcccttacACATGatgtactgttgcatgcagtatgcatacCATTGGGACGTACTACTTTGTAATaacttgaactttgaccctctgaGATCATACATTATATGCGCTGCGCTAAGGATTGTGGGTCATAATAGCCAGAAAAGCATCCAGATTTGCTTACTGCAAAATGTGACAGGACTCAgtaggacatcctggtatttttggcgTCATTGGAACGCACAGTCTGTGTACATCTATACAATCAGCAGTCATCCTACCTCTGTGCAAGCCATGGGAGAAATGTGGATCATGTTGATGTTGACTACCAGATCGAGGCTCTCAGGCTGGATGCCTCCCCAGTACTGATGGGGCAGAGAAGCATCCAGGTGGATGGCAGGCCTCACATTGTGCAGCTGGTAGTGGGCTCTGTACGCTTCGATACTGAGAATGGGAACAAaagacattattgttattgcaaGCAGACGCCAACAAAACACAGTCCTGCATCAGTGGTATTAAAACAACTACCGTAATATCTCAGCTACATGGCCAATGCCTTGCTTCAAATTTGCTACGCAGAAATGAAACAATACCGTAAATACCCGCGTTAATAAGCTGCTCATACGGTATAACTGTGATGTAAAATGTTACTAACTGATACATACAGCCTGCGTTTACCTGGCTAGAGACTGGCGGTCAAACTCTGAGGGCTGCCAGATAATATTCCGCAGGGCCTGAGCGAAGTGTGTGACATGCTGCCCGGTACCGGAGGAGATCTCCAGAGCCTGCAGGGGTCTCCCGGTGTTCACGCTCTCCTGGAGCACCGCCAGGATGGGCTCCTTGTTCCTCTCGGCGGCGGCGGCGTTGAGCATCGTGCCAAAGCCCGGGTATAACTGTCGAGTTATGCGCTGCAGTTTACGAAACCACTCCAGTAGAGCTGAGTAACGTCAGTCCAGATTGAATAACTCAACACCACCACCCacgaatgttttgtttttcgtCTGAAAATGGTCCACTTCCGCACTGCCTCACGTGACTGACCTGACATCCAATTGGAACACCGGGTGGGCACAAATTATCCTGCTCATTttgtgatgataatgataataatgacaataacaacaacaataataataataataataataataataataataataataataataataataataataataatatatttcttcCTCTGCTTTTTTGATTGTTATTTATCTTATCatatttatatcattattttattttgtatgccCTGTAACCatatcatttcttaaaatgcaaataaaaataaaaatgataacaataaaaataccCCAAAATTCCTCTATATGATTAAGAAATCTAGTGTTCTTTctaaattaagttttcattgtTGGCACTTCCTGAGAAATTTAAATGCACTTGCGTCCATCACGTTGGTTATTTGAAGATTCTCTCTTTAGgcttttttatgtatttagtaTATATTACTATAAAGGTGCTATTTGACATTTGAGGCAGTTTGATTTGTTCTGTGTTTGGGAGAAATCGGAGGTAGAATTAGGTTTGAGGgggagaaaatggaaaatgataTGTACGGTGTATGattgtgttctttgtgtttttaagaatAAATATGATATACTAATATGCatatgtaatataaaacaatgacaatgcgaatacatatatttacatagaGGGTTTCTTTATTTAAGGGAAAATAGCATTCAGGTACATATTCTATTTTACAAGATTTACAGTTTCTCACAAATGAACATCACATTTCCCCCAGGCTCACATTTAAATCTAACAGCACAGCAATCATATAATAACTTAAAAGTTATGTCAAAGTAACAGGACATAaatagaaacaacaacaaacaaaatgttttggcaaacataaatatacataacaGGGTTGTCAGTGTTCTAAAGTAAAGGTAAACAGGCTTGAGTCCCAACACCAATCAATTTCTTAATGGGCAATAGAGAACATCTATCCCTACGTCATTCcgttaaattaaacaaaatgtgcgcaaaaaaagacaaacaaaatgggAAGATAATACTGTGAATCTCTTAAACTCAGGTATATTAATCTGAGCTGGTCATGTTACTAAAGCTGTGTGGGAAAAGAAATCAGAACCAAAAGTATCTaaacttctttttattttcaccttTTAAGATTACTGTACACTAAGGTGgaacaaaatgcaaatatattaATGTACAGTTAATTGTGTGCTTCGGTTGATGAGATTAAAAGTGGCCTTCCTCCCTTAAATTGAACGACACAGTATTTATTGATCTGACAGCTGCTTTCGTGCAATTGCCAGCGGCTTGTCCTCCTCCAGCCCAGCTGCAAGTTCTGCATTCTGCTCGTTCTCCACGTTGAGCAGTGTTCGCCGTGTCTCAAGTGGACAGTTCTGCACCGGAGCTGGATTCTGACAGAGGAACGTCTGGTTGTTGTCGAGGGCATCCAGACTGGTCATGGTCGTGTCCACAGAATCGCTGAAGATCGTGTTTGAGAAGACAGAGTTGAAAGTGAATGAGGAGCCAAGAAGTGACTCCTGCACGGGGGGTTTGGGGCCGTCTGTGGGAACAACAACTGTTGGGTCCCTGGGAGGTTTGACTGGAGGAATGGGCTCCGGCTCACTGTTACTGTTCTCTGGTTCAGGTTGACTCGCTGCTTCCTCCTGATCACCGCTCTCTGCTGAAACCTGGACGGAGAGCGGGTCAGTCTTGACCCTGCATTCACTGTTTACACTGGGGCGTCGGGACGATCCCTCTGCTGTGGAAATGACACTGCTGGCTCGGGGGAGACCTTTGGGCGACCTGGGCCCTTTCAGTCGCGCCTCTTTCCCCAGAGGGGTGGAAAAGCAGTTGAGGCAGCCAGACATTGAGGATGACTTACCCTGAACATACAGCACTGTGATAGGTGAACAAGCCAAAGCTCGGGTAGTTTCTGCTTTGCTGGAGCTCAATTTTGAATTCATGCCATTGAGCACCGGGTTCCCTTTGACTGTGCCCACTGAATCTGACGAGCGGCGCGCCACTTTCCCTCTTGACCCCCTTCGGATGCTCTTTGTACCCCTTGTGAGCCAGAAGTCCTGAGAGAGCCCATGGCTTTTCTGTTTTGGTAAAGACTGGATATCTGAATTCTGCTTGTTGGTGATGGGCATGGTGGAGGCTTTCTCCCTGTgctgctgcttgtgtgtgtgttggggggtgGAGGTATCGCTGGGGGGctggaaggaggaagagaagcgGCGTGACGGAGGCTGCTGGATAGGGCTGCTGCCGTTTGACCATGGCTCATTTTCCAGGCTCATGCTGAACTCACCGCTGCTCTCACTCTGGGCTCGACTCTGGACGCCATTTAGCCCTGGAAAGAGATTATGATGTGGTATTCAGGTGAATATGATAACAAATGTAACTCAtaaatatcaccatgaaacatccccagttgattacgttcattaagacaattacttttttgtattacaagttttattgaaatgttataaatatgcaaatgaggcattgtCTTCATGGTTCCCACAGGTCCTTGAACGTTTGTAAATTTGAAGGGAATTAAGGCCTTGACAGTCtttgtgcaagaatagaaaataaagtcattttgcTAAACTCGTAAATAAGTCTCTATAGCTCAacttataacaataacaataaaacaatatattgctGTGCTGTGTTGTCATAAGAATAAAGTCgtagtataatatgtaacatttaaatttga contains:
- the mettl26 gene encoding methyltransferase-like 26, yielding MLNAAAAERNKEPILAVLQESVNTGRPLQALEISSGTGQHVTHFAQALRNIIWQPSEFDRQSLASIEAYRAHYQLHNVRPAIHLDASLPHQYWGGIQPESLDLVVNINMIHISPMACTEGLFKGAGEVLKPQGLLLTYGPYAVNGQIAPQSNIDFDYSLRQRNSEWGLRDIAFLSSTAQRSGLFLEKIMDMPANNKCLLFRKESLV
- the wfikkn1 gene encoding LOW QUALITY PROTEIN: WAP, Kazal, immunoglobulin, Kunitz and NTR domain-containing protein (The sequence of the model RefSeq protein was modified relative to this genomic sequence to represent the inferred CDS: deleted 1 base in 1 codon) translates to MYKILQPLEDRYMKDQRWHINAPNSNKLVLGWIRACLLMLMICESPELSLCASVSGSKVEHEGFCPNKLNSNLWVDAQSTCERECYVDEDCAEFEKCCTNVCGLNSCVAARFSDGTNAQPDGGGTDAPTSTATCEGFICSQQGATCGIWVGQPICKCQDRCEKEPSFTCASDGLTYFNHCYMDAEACVRGVTLTVVTCRFYLAGPHTSPLPQDSTANPTPTSQEDPMPPTLYSNPHHQAIYVGGTVNFHCDVIGAPKPDVTWEKQSERREQLVMRPDQMYGNVVITNIGQLVIYNAQVWDTGIYTCIARNPAGVLRADYPLSVIRRADDDFAEDPEMPMGRPFSPADCLAEVDLRVCSSERHMDWFYDSKLGSCIAFSNGGCDDSRNRFESYEECKASCQREGMGICSLPAVQGPCETWEPRWAWNALLKHCQAFAYGGCHGNANSFNTKKECEANCPQPKRKPCKTCRVKGRMVPSLCQSDFAIVGRLTELVEDLDSGLARFSLEEVLRDEKMGLTFFNTKHLEVTIAKIDWSCPCPNITMEQNPLLVMGVVQDGIAIIQSDSYVRAITERRLRKLREVLNKKTCEVL
- the rab40c gene encoding ras-related protein Rab-40C, with the translated sequence MRGIMGTQTSPVKSYDYLLKFLLVGDSDVGKGEILESLQDGSVESPYAYSSGIDYKTTKILLDGRRVKLELWDTSGQGRFCTIFRSYSRGAQGILLVYDITNGWSFDGIDRWIREIDEHAPGVPRILVGNRLHLAFKRQVPTEQARAYAEKNSMTFFEVSPLCNFNVIESFTELSRIVLMRHGMEKFWRPNRVFSLQDLCCRSIVSCTPVHLIDKLPLPVTIKSHLKSFSMANGMNAVMMHGRSYSVANGAASGGSSGGSKANSLKRSKSFRPPQSPPKNSSSSSKGNCKIS